The following nucleotide sequence is from Synechococcus sp. CBW1004.
GCGACATTGAGGAAAGCAGCACGCGCCCTGCCTCGATCATATCGAGGCTTATGCTTACGCAGATCTGGGTGCTGACTGCGCAGATCATCAATGATTCGTTCGGTTGACTCCCTCGCCTCATTGAGTAGCTTCAGATCAGTGGGATAGGTGATGTCGGCTGGCGTGCAAGAGGCATCGATGGTCAATGTTCCCCAGTTCTTGTCCTCGGGCCAATCTGCTGGCTTCACGAAATCGTCAATGGAGATCTGGGTTCCAGCATCAACACTTGGATCGTCGGGGTGGTCGTCATCTTGCCGTGACGACACAGCCTCGATCACCATGGCCTTACCGCGTTCTGCAATCAGTTCGTTGATCCGCTTGAGGTCATCCTCTGAGAAACGCTTGCGGAAATGCACCATCATCGACGGGTCGAATGGTGATTTACTGGTGTAGCCGGCAAAACCCAAAAAATACTGCATGTATGCATTTTCTCGGATCTGCTCGACGGTTTCCTCATCGCTCAAGCCAAGGCGCTGCTTAATGAACAGCGCACCAAATGCCAATCTCACAGACTTCGCGGGGGCACCAGTCGTGGGGCTGAACTGAGGGGCATACGTTTCTTCCAGCTCTTCCCATGGCATCAGAGAGGAGAAGATCACCCAGCGGTTGTCCGGGTCCAATGTTCCGCCAAAAGGGAGATGGAACGCCTCGATTGAAAGCTGCCCGTTATGGTGTTTCCGGTACATCTACTGGGTTGAACAGTTGCAGCAATCATCGATTGCCCCTTGCAAGGCCAGTTTAGCGAGCCTCGACCGCTGAAACCAGCTGCGCTGCAGTCGATCTGGCTTTTTCAGGAGTCCCTATTTAACGAGGGAGGGGACAGAGACAAGGTTGGGCGCGGCTGGGTGTGGGAGGGCCAGATTGATCAGTGCGTATTTCAGAACCATGTATTCCGGGCGCGCCTGCTGAGTCCGGATGATCAGCCGAAGTTTGTTTCCTGGTGGTCAAACACTCGCGGTGCCGACCATTTTTTGGGCGAAGGCAAGCAAACGACAAATCTTGCGTCAATCAGCAAAAAGACGCTCGGGCAACTGCCTATTCAAATGCCGCCCCCTGCTGAGCAGAGCGAAATCATCGATCGCGTCGAATCCCTTTTCTCCCTCGCCGATCAACTCGAAGCCCGGCTCAGCGCCGCCCGCAGGATCGTCGAACGGCTGACGCCGGCACTGCTGGCCAAGGCGTTCCGCGGCGAGCTGGTGCCCCAGGACCCCAGCGATGAGCCGGCGAGTGTGTTGCTCGACCGGATCCGGGCGGCCCGCCAGGCGGAATCTGTTGCTGGCAAACCCTCGCGGCGTGGTCGCAGAAAGCCTGCAGCCAGCCCGGTTCCGAGCCTGTTGGATGCCGCCCCCGTGCCGCCCGATGGTCTCGCCACACTCCTGCGCGAATGCGGATCCCTGAGCGAAAGGGCGTTGCTGGCGGCGTCGGAGCTGGATCCCGCCCGGTTCCGGGCGCAGCTGGCGGAGGAGCGCCGCCGCGGCAGCCTGCGGGACACCGTCGATGAGGACGGTCAGGTGCTGCTGGAGGCGGTGGGCTGATCCAGCGGGCGCCCCGACTTCCGGCTTGCACACGGCCGATGGGACAGCGGTGGCCCTGAACAGGAGCACCTCGGCTCAACAGCCTCCGCCGTCTGCTGCGCCGTGAACCGCCCTGAACCGCCGTTGGGTCTTGGTGGGATTGGTCATCTGAGAATAGTCTGATGGTCATGGTGTGACCCTTCTCGACGTGTCCAGAGAACCGGGGGAAGCCGAGTCGCCGGTTGGGCCCCAGGTGGACCGGGCAGACCCTGCGGACTTCATGGCTGAGACGGGGGGCTGCGGTCGCTTGCGGATCAGGCAAGCAGATCGATCTTGAAGTCAAACATCTGAACCAAGTCCTGGAAATCACGATCGCCACCGCCTTTCAGATCCTCGAATCCGATCTTGTTGGTGCCGAAGCTGTAGAAGTGCTCGAGACGATCCGAGTTGGCGTCAGCAAAAGCGAAATACGTTTCACCATTGCTGACCTTGGCGAAGGGAGCCAGGAGCCTTCCACCTTTGATCGAGAAGTCTTTGCTGCTGATCTCGAGGTCCTTGATCTGAATCCCGGTGAGGGGATCGACCAGGTTTTCAGCCCGCAGGGCCTCCTGGATGTAGGAGACATCTCCGGGTAGGAGCGTGTCGCCATTGGCGGCTGTGATGGCGCCATCGGCGCGGCTGATCACATACCAGCCCAGACTGGAATCCAGCGCGGCTTCCCGGCCGTAGGCCAGGGTGCCTGTGATCGTTTGGTCGGTGGCGAAGGCAGTGAAATCAAGAATCGGAGCTTGATTCTGCAGATCGGCGATCAAAGGATTGATGCCTTGAACGCCTGGCGTGATATTGACGGTGAGGGCTGTTTGATTCGCATTGCTGAGTGCAAGCATTTTGCTGTCCTGAACAGGCACCACTGTCGCTTCAAACCAGCTGAGGCGAGTGTCATTCAAACCGGAGAGTTGATCGAGGGAGCCTCCCTCAACCTCCAAAAACATCACGCGTTGCCCATTGTTGATCAGGATTTCACTCAGGAAATCACCATTCTCTGGGATCGCGCTCAGATCAACGGAGTGGCCAAGGATCGTGATCAGTGTTTTGGCTCGCTCAGTGAAGAGGGTATTGCTGAAGTCGATCAGATTTTCACCCGGATTAAGAATCGTGTAGCCAATGGAACTGGTGGTGGCAGGTCGTTCGTCTAAATGAACCGAAGCATTGATCCGAATATTGAATGGATATTTCTGGTTTGACTCGACACCATCTGCAAGTAAGACCTGCCGACTATCAATGGAGATAAATTGTGGTTGAATGGCCACGCTTCCAAAGTTTGCGTAAACATTTTCTGAGAATTGAGTTTGTGAGGCATTGGCAGAAATGCTGAGGTGATCGGCATAGCCATCGCCACTCAGATCGTAGAAGCGTGAGCCAAAGCCACTTGTTGGGTCATACGTAATCACGTTTTCCAGCCTTACCTGATCCTTGGCTGGATCAAAGATATTGGCTGTGCTTGCAAAAAGCCAGCGACCCGGGTCAGGGACGCTGTTGAGTGAACGATTGGCTCTCAGAAGCGTGTAGGTGTCAATTGGGAGCGTCGTCCTTGTGACATGGTTTTGGCTGGTCGTAGGAAGTATTGCATCTGATCCTGCGATGGAGGGAGTAATATTATACGCATTGACGATGGGGGAACCAAGTACCTTGTATTTTTCAGGAATCAAATCTGCGAATATCCTATTGGTTGTCTCGAGGGTAAAGGATATATTAGAAAAATAATCACCTTCAAACCCTAAACTGCTTCCATTGAAAACGGCTCTTGTGCTGGCGCTCTCAGGAACCAATTCAAGCATCGCTGATTTCTTGTTTGCGTTATCAATCGTTCTTACCGAGAAATGTAGTGAGATGGGGTCTCGAGGGTATGGAAATTCTTTCTGATTGACAATCAGATTGTAGAGGGACACCCCTGCGGGGAAAGTGAAAGGCATGATGATATCACCGTTCTCTTCTCTGCCGCCGCGGTATTCGAGGCCTAAGGGGTCTAAAATGTTGAGATACTGCAGCACAGCTTGGCCGGCAGTACTGGTTGGTTTGATAAAATTATCATTATTTGAAAGGCTTATGTCGTAGGGAGAAACCAATTCCATCCACTCTCGCCATTTGTCGGCCTCATGCAGAATGATTTCGACCTCGGTGGGGGATTCTTTAGACTGCAGTTCGCTATTGAGTTGAAGGGCAATGGTGCTATTTTGCTGATTGCCTCGTTTGTCGACCGCAGCGGAAGAACTCTGTGCAAGCATGACATCTGAGATATGCAGGAGTTCATCACCCTGAGAGCGGGCGCCCAGTTCACCCGAAAAGCTGTAGAGAAAACTTCCTCGTCCTTGTGTGCCGGCAATCAGCAGATCATCTTGAGGGTCATATTGAATCGTTTTAACGTAGCTTCCCGGCGCTACTCCGGCAGGCAGTCCTTGCCATGGCATGGGAGCAAATTGACCGACGGGAATACCATCGCTATCGAGTTCGATCGACCAGACGCCGTTCAGCCCGCCGATGACGAGTTGATCAGGGCGATCGCCACGTCCGGGTACAAAGACGAGCGCTTGGTAACCATATGAATCTTTTTCAGTGTTAACGCCGTAGTCTTTTAACTTCAGCGTTTCCATGGCCCCATCAGGGGTCATGATTCCGAGAACTTGATCTTCTGCGGGAATGGCCAAATTGAAATAATTAGCATATTGAAGAGAGCTTCCACCTTGAATCCAATAGACAGTATCTCCATTGCTGCCATGTTTATGGGCAAGGTCAAGGATTTGTCCTTTGCTCGAAAAATTGTCGCGATCGTCGCCAAAATCAACTTCTCTGAGCGTGTAATTGCCTGATGAGTTGGATGTCCTGCCATAAATCGTTGGCTTTCCCTCTTTGTTCAATGCTCCAACATACAGACTGCCAATGGTTCCCTCGTCGGGATCTCCTTGATTGTCAATAGCGGTTGGATTCAGATATGTAAATTTGTTGTCTCCCAGGGGGATGGGCTCGAAATCCGACTCGAGTAGTGGCTGGAAGAGAAGTGCATTCTCTGGTAGTGAACGAGGAGATCTTATTGTTTCGTAGATGTTGAGTTGACCGGATAGCGCAATGCTGTTCTCCTTGTAGGCATGCGGTTCGGTAGGAAGAATAAAGACATCAAAGGCACCTGGCCTTTGACTTTCTGCCGTCCATTTCCAAGGGATTGGGGATTGATCGGGAGACCGCTGAAGATAAAATGGTGAGGTCTGTCTTGACTGAATATACCCTTCCCGGTTGTACTCAATTCTTCCGATGGTCCCAAGCTTCAAATATCCATATCCACTGAGATAGCCTGAATAAGTTTCGCTGTTGTCAGAGTCATCAAAAAATGCCAGTTGGCCATCACCCACCCAGAAATTGGTGGCGTGATCATCGCCGTAATAGCCGAGCGATGCAGCATTGTCTTGATAGGAGCTGGCAATGCTGTTGCTTTGTGAAGCCCAGCTCACCATATTCACTTCGAGAGTACTTAATCCTTTTGTTGTTAACGACTGCCACCATGCACCTTGTTGGGCGCTGCTTCCTGTCGCTCCCACTTCGAGCCCGAGCTGCCAGATGCCGCCATCATCTGTCTGGATCAGCTTCGGCCCAGTCTTGCTTTCGTAAAAGGCGATCGTACGGCTGTCAGCGTGGGGCTGACCTGGTGAGAAGGGGATGAACAGTTTGTCGTTTTCGGTATCGATCTTGGGTCCGTAGAGCGTTTCTGTGATGCCTGGCTCGTCATCGCTGAAATCCAGGCGGACCAAGCCACCGTTAACTGTTGGGTTTGCCAGTTCTGCCTTGCCAAATTGATTGCCTCCCACGAAGACCACGTTGCCTGTGGGATCATGCGGATCAGCTGCTAGTGAAAAATTTCCGTAGAAACGGAAATTACTAGCTTGATTGGTGCCTATGTCGCCAAAGTCGATCGAGGCTACTTTGTAATCGATCAGTTCTTGCGATGTTGGATCTATGCGGAGTCTAACAACGAACTTGATGGGTCCTTGCTGCAGATTTGACTCCAATGATCCCGAAAATACCCCCAAAAAACTAATCAGCTCTCCATTGATTAGGTCTGGGTGGGTGGCTGTTCTGGCGGGCAGGCTTAATTGTCCTTTATTGCTTTCATCATAGGCCCGAAGTTGTTGCAGCAGCTGTCCATATTTCTCGCCCTGCAGAATGATTAGCGATCCGTCTTGGCGATTTGAAGAGATAAAACTATCGTTTATGGATATTACAGTTTCTGTATTTGTGACTTGGTATCCTGAAACTACAAACTTGCCGCCCCCCTTGCTGAGATAAAGATTTGCCGGCAATGATCTGGCGCTGACACTGGTAATTCCTTGGGGTGATGTGCTGATTGAAAAAAATCTTCCTCCTTCTACAGGGCCATTCCAGCTTGACGCAATTAAGCGATTCTCTATCCATTCCATGCTGCGAATATTGCTGCCTGACAAGGCTTGCTGCGCTTCCTCTGATATTGGAAGCCATTCGATGGAGCCATCGGCTTGGATCGCGCCGATTTGAACCCCTTGGCTGGGAGCTCCTATGGCTTGGTCACCAGACGGATTGCCTTGCCCAACCGCTAGATACTGACCATCATCTGAAATGGCCAGCACACCGATCGATTGGGAGCCGAGATAGTCGCTTCCAGGTTTGCTGATCCACTCCCAGCGGTCACCCCAGCTGTCCGTTGCCTTGTCGTAGATGCGGAGGTGAACGCCGCCGTTCACGGAACCGGCGTACAGGAACACCTTGTCACCGGCGTCCTTGACGGCTAGTCCATTAGTGGCACCCGAGATATAGGTTTCACCAAAGTTTTTCTGAACACCCAGGCGGCCCCAGAGGCCGTCAATCACATAGTCATTGCCTGTGGGGACCCACGTGTTGGCTGTGATCGTGGGCATCAGGCAAAAGAAAAGTTTTAATCAGCATAGTCACGGTGCCAGCTGCGGGCTCGCCGCCCGTGGATGTGCTTTTCAGCACGGCCTTTGTGACAGGAGGTCTCGATCCTGCACAGGAGAGCGACTGGTGGCTGTCGTGGATGCGCCTGCAGATGTCGCAGATCGTCGCCACAGATTCCCCCGTGAGCATCGTCGAAGCGACCGTGGCTCAATCCGCTGTTCTTGCGTCAGGTCGTCAGTGGTGAACGGAGCCAGCGGTGATGCTGCGCTCGTGTTCGTTGGATCGCCGGATCCCAGGGGGCGACATCAGTCGTACGGCCCCGGATACTCCCCTGGATGGTCGATGCGTGTCACCCGCACGCCATCGGCTGACTGGCCGGAGAAGCGCAGGATGTCACAGCCTGATACTGAATGGCCCGGCTTCTGCGCCAGCAGCGCCACCTCGTCGGCGGTGATCGCGTCCTCCACCTGCCGCCTCAGCTCCGGGTCGCGCTGCAGGTGGGGGAGGGGATGCCACCGTTGCTCGAAGGCCTCTCCCTGACTCCCCGCCTTCCGCTGGGCCTACGGGCGCTCTCCACGGGGGCCGCGCCGGAGCGTGCGACCCGACCCGCCTGAATCAGGTCGCCCGCTCCGCCGGCGCAGCATCAGCCGGCCTGCGGGTGGCTGTAGTGCCGGCCGCGGTAGGTGAGCGTCCGGTTCCCGTCGCCGGCGCTCTTCGGCGCGTCGTGGTGGGCGTCGACGTAGGCCACGCCGCGGTAGGCCTTGGCCATCAGGTACTGGGCGTCATCGAGGCGCTGGTCCTTGAGGATCCGGTTGCGGATCAGTTCGAGCACGTTCATCGCGTTCTCCACAGGGTCCGCGTCCCCGTTGCCTGGCGCGGAGCGTTCTGCGTCCACCACGGGGGTGGATCAACGTTCTGTTATTCAAGCATCTGGTAGCGGTTGATACAGTGTGATCCGGTGCGGGCTTTTTGTTTCTTCGCATCCGTGTTGGCGGCGGCCGGTCGGCTCCGGCGCTGCTTGAGTGAGGGTCCTCCGACCGCCTCACGCCGCCATGTACGCCACCCTGCGTGAATACGAGGGCATTCAGGATGTCCGCGCCGCTCTCGATCCCCTGAGGGAGGGTCTCCTGGCCGAACTGGAGGCCCTGCCCGGCTTCGTCTCGTATCACTTCGTTGATGTGGGCGAGGCGGCGGGCCGGATGATCTCGCTCACGGTGTTCGACAGCCAGGAGGCGGCGGAGCGCTCCAACGCCATCGCCGCCCGCTGGGTTGAGCGCTGGCGGTCCGAGCATCCCGACACTGCCCCCCGGGCCAGCCGTGTGGATGCCGGTCCGGTGCTCTGCAGCGCCACGGCCTGAGCGCGTTGCAGCCCCGGCCGTGGTCTGTGGCGGCGCTGATGCCGCTGGCCTCCGCGCTGCCGATGATGGGGACCCTGGAGCCGGCGCCGATGATCCGCCCCGATCTGCCGCCGATCAGCGGTGAAGAGTCCGCACTGCTGGCCCTGAGGCGCCAGGAGACGCCGCCGGGTCCGTCACGTCCGGCTCCGGTGGGCCACGGCCCGCGCTTCGACCGGATCCGCTCGGCGTTCGCCTGCGCCCTGCACATGCATCAGCCCACGATTCCGGCCGGTGCCGATGGCGCGCTGATCTCCCATCTGCAGTTCATGTTCGAGCATCCCGGCGAGGGGGACAACCACAACGCCGGACCGTTCGCCCACTGCTACCGGCGCATGGTGGATCTGATCCCGCAGGTGATCAGGGAAGGCGGCGATCCGCGCCTCATGCTCGATTACTCCGGCACCTTGCTGTGGGGGTTCGAGCAGATGGGCCGCCACGACATTCTCGAGGCCCTGCATCGGCTCGCCTGTGATCCGGCGCTGGTGCCCCACGTCGAATGGCTGGGCACCTTCTGGGGCCATGCGGTGGCTCCTTCCACGCCCATCCCCGATCTGAAGCTGCACATTCAGGCCTGGCAGCACCATTTCGCCGCCCTGTTCGGATCCGAGGCGCTGCAGCGGGTGCAGGGCTTCTCGCTGCCGGAGATGGCCCTGCCCAATCACCCCGACACCCTCTTCGCCCTGGTGTCGGCGCTCAACGACTGCGGTTACCGCTGGCTGTTGCTGCAGGAGCACAGCGTCGAGAATCCCGATGGCTCGGCTCTGCGTCACGAGCAGCGATACGGCCCCAACCGGCTGGTGGCGCGCAGCTCCACTGGTGAGACGGCCACGATCACCGCTCTGATCAAGACGCAGGGCTCCGACACCAAGCTGGTGGGGCAGATGCAGCCCTGTTACGAGGCCCTGGGGCTCGGCCCGGTGCCGCTCGGCGACACCACCATCCCGCCCCTGGTGAGCCAGATCGCCGACGGTGAGAACGGTGGCGTGATGATGAATGAGTTCCCGGCTGCCTTCCTGCAGGCCCACCAGCGCCTTGCTGCCCGTGCGGCT
It contains:
- a CDS encoding DUF4114 domain-containing protein; amino-acid sequence: MPTITANTWVPTGNDYVIDGLWGRLGVQKNFGETYISGATNGLAVKDAGDKVFLYAGSVNGGVHLRIYDKATDSWGDRWEWISKPGSDYLGSQSIGVLAISDDGQYLAVGQGNPSGDQAIGAPSQGVQIGAIQADGSIEWLPISEEAQQALSGSNIRSMEWIENRLIASSWNGPVEGGRFFSISTSPQGITSVSARSLPANLYLSKGGGKFVVSGYQVTNTETVISINDSFISSNRQDGSLIILQGEKYGQLLQQLRAYDESNKGQLSLPARTATHPDLINGELISFLGVFSGSLESNLQQGPIKFVVRLRIDPTSQELIDYKVASIDFGDIGTNQASNFRFYGNFSLAADPHDPTGNVVFVGGNQFGKAELANPTVNGGLVRLDFSDDEPGITETLYGPKIDTENDKLFIPFSPGQPHADSRTIAFYESKTGPKLIQTDDGGIWQLGLEVGATGSSAQQGAWWQSLTTKGLSTLEVNMVSWASQSNSIASSYQDNAASLGYYGDDHATNFWVGDGQLAFFDDSDNSETYSGYLSGYGYLKLGTIGRIEYNREGYIQSRQTSPFYLQRSPDQSPIPWKWTAESQRPGAFDVFILPTEPHAYKENSIALSGQLNIYETIRSPRSLPENALLFQPLLESDFEPIPLGDNKFTYLNPTAIDNQGDPDEGTIGSLYVGALNKEGKPTIYGRTSNSSGNYTLREVDFGDDRDNFSSKGQILDLAHKHGSNGDTVYWIQGGSSLQYANYFNLAIPAEDQVLGIMTPDGAMETLKLKDYGVNTEKDSYGYQALVFVPGRGDRPDQLVIGGLNGVWSIELDSDGIPVGQFAPMPWQGLPAGVAPGSYVKTIQYDPQDDLLIAGTQGRGSFLYSFSGELGARSQGDELLHISDVMLAQSSSAAVDKRGNQQNSTIALQLNSELQSKESPTEVEIILHEADKWREWMELVSPYDISLSNNDNFIKPTSTAGQAVLQYLNILDPLGLEYRGGREENGDIIMPFTFPAGVSLYNLIVNQKEFPYPRDPISLHFSVRTIDNANKKSAMLELVPESASTRAVFNGSSLGFEGDYFSNISFTLETTNRIFADLIPEKYKVLGSPIVNAYNITPSIAGSDAILPTTSQNHVTRTTLPIDTYTLLRANRSLNSVPDPGRWLFASTANIFDPAKDQVRLENVITYDPTSGFGSRFYDLSGDGYADHLSISANASQTQFSENVYANFGSVAIQPQFISIDSRQVLLADGVESNQKYPFNIRINASVHLDERPATTSSIGYTILNPGENLIDFSNTLFTERAKTLITILGHSVDLSAIPENGDFLSEILINNGQRVMFLEVEGGSLDQLSGLNDTRLSWFEATVVPVQDSKMLALSNANQTALTVNITPGVQGINPLIADLQNQAPILDFTAFATDQTITGTLAYGREAALDSSLGWYVISRADGAITAANGDTLLPGDVSYIQEALRAENLVDPLTGIQIKDLEISSKDFSIKGGRLLAPFAKVSNGETYFAFADANSDRLEHFYSFGTNKIGFEDLKGGGDRDFQDLVQMFDFKIDLLA
- a CDS encoding glycosyl hydrolase family 57 → MIRPDLPPISGEESALLALRRQETPPGPSRPAPVGHGPRFDRIRSAFACALHMHQPTIPAGADGALISHLQFMFEHPGEGDNHNAGPFAHCYRRMVDLIPQVIREGGDPRLMLDYSGTLLWGFEQMGRHDILEALHRLACDPALVPHVEWLGTFWGHAVAPSTPIPDLKLHIQAWQHHFAALFGSEALQRVQGFSLPEMALPNHPDTLFALVSALNDCGYRWLLLQEHSVENPDGSALRHEQRYGPNRLVARSSTGETATITALIKTQGSDTKLVGQMQPCYEALGLGPVPLGDTTIPPLVSQIADGENGGVMMNEFPAAFLQAHQRLAARAAASGATAAGTVALNGTEYLELLRAAGVSSEAFPPIQAVGQHRLWRQVGGTPTLEATEAALAELQATDPGFSMDGASWTNNLSWVEGYENVLEPMQRLSARFHRVFDPQVERDPALTRSPAYQEALLHLLLLQTSCFRYWGQGAWTDHAREIHRRGEALLAQAEA